A single genomic interval of Zingiber officinale cultivar Zhangliang chromosome 4A, Zo_v1.1, whole genome shotgun sequence harbors:
- the LOC121971580 gene encoding mitogen-activated protein kinase kinase 5-like, translated as MRPGPAPFRPAQPGNANRPRRRPDLTLPLPQRDPFQAVPLPLPPPSAPSTVGASSVATSLAPPCSSSSQPPSFSDLERLRRIGSGSGGTVWMVRHRPTGRDYALKVIYGNHEDAVRRQILREIKILRTADNPFVVRCLAMYDHGGEIQILLEFMDGGSLEGSRIASEPFLAEVARQVLAGLAYLHRRRIVHRDIKPSNLLIDSGRRVKIADFGVSRILAQTMDPCNSSVGTIAYMSPERINTDLNHGVYDGYAGDIWSFGLSILEFYLGRFPFGENLGRQGDWASLMCAICYADPPEAPPTASPDFRDFISRCLQKDPAQRLKAVQLLQHPFITNNQPSSLTSSAHP; from the coding sequence ATGAGGCCCGGTCCAGCCCCCTTCCGGCCGGCTCAGCCCGGCAACGCGAACCGGCCTCGCCGTCGGCCAGACCTAACGCTGCCCCTCCCGCAGCGCGACCCCTTCCAAGCGGTTCCCCTTCCCCTACCGCCCCCCTCCGCCCCCTCCACCGTCGGAGCTTCTTCCGTCGCCACCTCCCTCGCCCCTCCCTGCTCCTCGTCCTCCCAGCCGCCGAGCTTCTCCGATCTCGAGCGCCTCCGCCGCATCGGCAGCGGCAGCGGCGGCACCGTTTGGATGGTCCGGCACCGCCCCACCGGCCGCGACTACGCCCTCAAGGTCATCTATGGCAACCACGAGGACGCGGTGCGACGCCAGATCCTGCGCGAGATCAAGATCCTCCGAACCGCCGACAACCCCTTCGTGGTCCGGTGCCTCGCCATGTACGACCACGGCGGCGAGATCCAGATCCTGCTCGAGTTCATGGACGGCGGCTCTCTCGAGGGCAGCCGCATCGCCTCCGAGCCCTTCCTCGCCGAAGTCGCGCGCCAGGTTCTCGCGGGCCTCGCCTACCTCCACCGGAGGAGGATCGTCCACCGCGACATCAAGCCCTCCAATCTCCTCATCGACTCCGGCCGCCGCGTCAAGATCGCCGACTTCGGCGTCAGCCGCATCCTGGCGCAGACCATGGATCCCTGCAACTCCTCCGTCGGCACCATCGCCTATATGAGCCCCGAGAGGATCAACACCGATCTCAACCACGGCGTTTACGACGGCTACGCCGGCGACATCTGGAGCTTCGGCCTCAGCATCCTCGAGTTCTACCTCGGCCGCTTCCCCTTCGGCGAGAACCTCGGGCGGCAGGGGGACTGGGCCTCTCTCATGTGCGCCATCTGCTACGCTGATCCTCCAGAGGCGCCGCCCACCGCCTCGCCCGACTTCCGAGATTTCATCTCCCGCTGCCTCCAGAAGGATCCTGCGCAGCGCCTCAAGGCCGTCCAACTCCTCCAGCACCCTTTCATCACAAACAACCAGCCTTCCTCCTTGACCTCATCCGCCCACCCATGA